The Danio aesculapii chromosome 8, fDanAes4.1, whole genome shotgun sequence genome window below encodes:
- the cabp4 gene encoding calcium-binding protein 4, translated as MSHSAIYDIIRDYPEDCVVQQKKLLEAFKEFDYDQDGYLHYKDVADCMRTMGYMPTEMELIEIIQQIKMKWGGHVDFDDFCELMGPRMLAETAHMVGLRELHCAFKQFDCDGDGRITFEELKESTKTLLGEKLKKGELEEILTDIDLNGDGNVDFDEFVMMLSLR; from the exons ATGAGTCATTCGGCAATCTATGACATCATAAGGGATTACCCTGAGGACTGTGTCGTGCAGCAGAAAA AGCTGCTTGAAGCGTTTAAAGAGTTTGACTATGACCAGGACGGGTATTTGCACTACAAAGACGTGGCAGACTGCATGAGAACTATGGGATATATGCCAACAGAGATGGAACTGATTGAGATCATTCAGcagataaaaatgaaat ggggAGGTCACGTGGACTTTGATGATTTCTGTGAATTAATGGGGCCCAGAATGCTGGCTGAAACTGCTCATATGGTGGGACTAAGGGAGCTGCACTGCGCTTTCAAACAG TTTGACTGTGACGGTGATGGACGGATCACCTTTGAGGAGCTGAAGGAGTCCACAAAGACGCTGCTCGGGGAGAAGCTGAAAAAAGGAGAGCTGGAAGAAATTCTGACAGACATCGACCTCAACGGAGATGGAAATGTGGACTTCGATG